Genomic window (Fluviispira vulneris):
CCTTATTTATTACCCAATGCACGTGATGGATTACGTATGGGGAATAAAGAAATTATCGATTCGATGATTCAAGATGGTCTTTGGGATCCTTATAATAATTTGCATATGGGAAATTGTGCAGAAATTTGTGCTAAAGATTATAAAATAACACGCGAAGAACAAGACGCTTTTGCATTAGAAAGTTATAATCGAGCTCGTAAAGCTATGGATCTTGGTTTGTTTCAAAATGAAATAGCACCGGTTTCGGTTGTAACATCTAAAGTAACAACTGAGATAACAGAAGATGAAGAACCAAAAGCAGCAGATCTAGCTAAGATGAAAAGTCTTAGACCTGCCTTCGAAAAAGAAGGTACAATTACAGCAGCAAATGCTTCTAAAATAAATGATGGTGCTGCAGCTCTAATTTTAGCTTCTGAGGAAGCAGTTAAAAAGTATAATTTAAAACCAATAGCTAAAATTGTAAATTGGGCAGGACACGCTCAAGATCCAAAATGGTTTACAACAGCGCCGATTGCAGCTATTCAAAAAGTATTGTTAAAAGCAAAATTATCAACTCAAGATATAGATTTATTTGAAATCAATGAAGCATTTGCGTTGGTTGCTATGGCTGCGATGCGGAAATTAGAAATTCCCCATGAAAAAGTGAATCCCAATGGCGGTGCATGTGCTATTGGCCATCCAATCGGTGCTAGTGGTGCACGAATTTTAACGACTCTAACGCATTCTCTTATTCAGCAAAAAAAGAAATACGGTCTTGCTACCCTGTGTATTGGTGGGGGAGAAGGCATTGCAATGATAATTGAAAGAATTTGAAATCGAAATATTTAAAAGGAATCTTCTTTATGAAATCAGTTATAAAAATTTCTTATCCAAACAAAATTCTCTTTGGCAGTGTACGTGCAAAAATTTCAATTTATTTGTGTTCATTCATTGGGAAATTAAAAAATTAATTTTATTTTTGAATATATTCCTGACTGCAATTTTATAGCAAAAAATAAATATTAAAATTGAATACTTACGAACAAGATTCTCTTCGCAAAAGAGGTGGAGCCTGTTCGATCACAATTTCAAAATTTTTTGCAATGTATTTTGCTATTACGAATCCTAAAAGTCCATGGGTTAAAGCAGAAGGGTGCAAGTCATCAAAATACATGTAACGCTCATTCTTCTTAATCTCATCGAGCAGTGCAATTCCATCTTTTGTATTTGTTAAGTTAATATCATATCGAAAACCTTCATAATCATAATATTTAAAATCATTTTTTACCAAATCGCGAAGTACTTGGCGTATATCAAAGAGTTTAATATTCTCGGCTTTAGCTTTTTTTTCTAAATCATTATTGAATTTATCTACCAGCCAAGCAAGATGATTTTTAGTTTCTTGTGAAGCGAGTTGAAATTTTGGTGATATATAAATATCAGGCATATTGATTAAAAGGAAATTTTTAGCACCACGAGCTTTTAGTTTGTTGATGCAGGTAAATAATCCATTTTGCGCATGTTCGATCCCTTTTAAATTTTCCCAACCCAAAGTAACAAGGTCATTTGGACCAGCCCAAATGATATTTAAATTATTTGAAATATTTGCATATTCTTCAAGATATTGGTCTACCTGTTTTTCAAGGCAATATAATACAGTCCCTAATAATATAGTTTTGATTTGCAAACTTGAAATATTTTTAAAAAGTGAATAATTACCAGCTGTCGAACCACCAACAGCATAATTTAGCAAGAAGCGATCAACTTTATTTTTTTGTAGTTTGTTTGTTGAAATATCTTCATAAGTATGATATTTATCGAAGTTTTTATGCTCTGATATGTGAACTAAATAAGATGAAATCATATCGCACCAGACAAATCCATTCGTAAAACGGCCATATGGTGATTGATTTAATATTTTTATATTTTTATTGAGTTCATTTAACTTTACAAATATTCTACCCATGGTTGAGGAATACATAAGTCCTGTGTCGGATAAACTGTCACCAAAAATAACTATTCGAGATATTTTATTATGAGGGGAACAGCCTAATTTTATTTTCTTAGCAGTGTCTAGGAAAATATCTTCAATGTAGGTATTTTCAATAAGATCTTTATAAGTGCAATCATTTATATTTAAAAGAGATTTAAACCAATTTTTAAATTCATTCATATTCAGTGTGCATGGATTAATATAAGATCGATTGATTCCATTAAATGTTTTTTGTTTGGATTCATAAATTATATAAAAATTTGCAATAAATTTTTGAATGCTTCTAGGTAAAATTTTTCTAAAGATAAAATTTTGATTTTTATTTAATTCACCGATGTTTTCAAGGAAACGAGAACTGAATATTTTTTGTGGATCATTTTCCAAACACAAACAAATACGAATCGTTTTTTTGAGGTTGGTGGGATTAATTACTTTATTATAAATTTTTTCATGAGCTTCTTGGATGCATTCTTGTATAGCAGTGTCTTTTGACTTTCCAACTAAATTTCGACCACCCAAAACTTGTTTTATTGAACTTCTTAATTGTCGCATAGTTTTTCCATATCCAAGACAGAATATAATTAATTAAATAAGATTCAATTTTTTTTTCTGCTATAATAATAAATCTTAACAAATTATTTTTATTGAAAAAGCAATGTTTTATCAAACTCACAAAAATGTTAAGTTGTTGTTTCTTTATATATAATGAATTGAATTATCCAATTCAGAAAATTATTATATGTTAATTATTATTTTTTTCAAGTTTGCAAATAAAAATATTTTGCATTTAATCAGTAGGCGGATCTTATTCATTAAACAATGAAAGTATTCTGAAAAACTACTATTTATATATTTTTTTTGAACAAGATTTGATTTTTACTTAGTTTATTGAATCTGGTTGTTGTAAAAATACTTATCTATAAATGGCTTAAAAATATAGCAATTTTGCTTTGATTTTCTTCATCTAACCTTATTTCCCTTGCTCTTCAAACTATAGATGATTATAGCAAATGCTGTATATTCATATTGAGAGGAACTCTTAAGCAGTTCAGTTCTTTGATGAGTTTAGTGTCAATAATTGGAGGAAGTTTTGAAGAAAAAAAGTCGTTCACAAAAGAACTTTGAATGGGAGCGTTCCTCGAGCCGAGATTTAAAATCAACACCCCGTAATCCAAGAGAAAAAAACTTTAGAGAGCGTCTCTCTCAAGATAAAAAAAATCCTCAAAATCAAAATAACTTTTCTTCTCAAAAAAATTTCCAACGAAAAAATTGGCACACATCAGCTCAAAAAGATCCACAAGTCGAATTTGATCAAATCTTGATAGCAAAATTTGGTGAGGAAAAGCTCAGAAAATGTGCTGAAAATGCGAAAGATAAAATTCAGCAGTTGATTCATGGCAATACCGATGCAGTAGAGCTCGGTTTGGCTATGACATCACATGGGGAAAATACCCAAATAAAAAATGATGAGCACAACTCTAAATTGATGCCTCGTTTTGCACCCAATAAATCTTATATAAAAGATGTAAAAAAGCAGACAAAACAAACAGATCCTGATCAACAATTCAGGCAAGAAGAACCACCTGAGCCTATTCCAACGAGAGGTTTTGCGCTTGCGAAATATCGCCGCGAAGTCTTAGCGAGCAAAAGCAATATAAAAGATGAGACAAAAAAAATAGCAATTGAAAAGAATAGCTCTTCTGAAAACTTTAGAGTGACTCCTGGCGGATTGAAACTAGATGAGTGGCAGTACCAAGCTGTCG
Coding sequences:
- a CDS encoding thiolase family protein — protein: MKNVYIVSAKRTPVGRFQGVFKTISAARLGASAIQAALEASGVSNTHIDEIIMGEVLTAGVGQAPARQAAIYAGLPDSVQALTIGKVCGSGLKSVVLGAQSILVGDSHLVIAGGQESMSNAPYLLPNARDGLRMGNKEIIDSMIQDGLWDPYNNLHMGNCAEICAKDYKITREEQDAFALESYNRARKAMDLGLFQNEIAPVSVVTSKVTTEITEDEEPKAADLAKMKSLRPAFEKEGTITAANASKINDGAAALILASEEAVKKYNLKPIAKIVNWAGHAQDPKWFTTAPIAAIQKVLLKAKLSTQDIDLFEINEAFALVAMAAMRKLEIPHEKVNPNGGACAIGHPIGASGARILTTLTHSLIQQKKKYGLATLCIGGGEGIAMIIERI
- a CDS encoding SGNH/GDSL hydrolase family protein, with the protein product MRQLRSSIKQVLGGRNLVGKSKDTAIQECIQEAHEKIYNKVINPTNLKKTIRICLCLENDPQKIFSSRFLENIGELNKNQNFIFRKILPRSIQKFIANFYIIYESKQKTFNGINRSYINPCTLNMNEFKNWFKSLLNINDCTYKDLIENTYIEDIFLDTAKKIKLGCSPHNKISRIVIFGDSLSDTGLMYSSTMGRIFVKLNELNKNIKILNQSPYGRFTNGFVWCDMISSYLVHISEHKNFDKYHTYEDISTNKLQKNKVDRFLLNYAVGGSTAGNYSLFKNISSLQIKTILLGTVLYCLEKQVDQYLEEYANISNNLNIIWAGPNDLVTLGWENLKGIEHAQNGLFTCINKLKARGAKNFLLINMPDIYISPKFQLASQETKNHLAWLVDKFNNDLEKKAKAENIKLFDIRQVLRDLVKNDFKYYDYEGFRYDINLTNTKDGIALLDEIKKNERYMYFDDLHPSALTHGLLGFVIAKYIAKNFEIVIEQAPPLLRRESCS